One part of the Mariniblastus fucicola genome encodes these proteins:
- the ccoG gene encoding cytochrome c oxidase accessory protein CcoG: MDEVRPEASGAFLEPEEHVLSTLEADGSRRWLKPKLSKGTLLERRRIVAYVLIAIFTIVPFIKVGGKPFVLLDITARRFTIFGFTFLPTDTMLLAIFLVGVLLSVVLFTALFGRVWCGWACPQTVYMEFLFRPVERFFDGTVGRGGHKKNIPAWRQAAKYVVFFLLCVYLANTFLAYFIGVDRLSQWVTQSPLLHPVPFAVMAFVTFAMMVDFCYFREQMCLIACPYGRFQSVLLDQDSLIVAYDKNRGEPRGRMKKAKSDSLPVVGDCIDCKKCVTTCPTGIDIRQGLQMECINCTQCIDACNDVMKSIGRSPDLIRYSSQSRDEGLTTSLLRARTLIYPTLLLGIAAAFFTVFFMSKTFDAALLREPGNPHTLTEDGQVRNILKLKLTNRTDEPMDFEVQVENPANAVIELQEADLVVQPRETRTFHIGMIAPKDAFSVGRADSQIIVSNQNDVSRTLSLKLIGPYN, encoded by the coding sequence ATGGACGAAGTAAGACCCGAAGCGTCTGGAGCGTTTTTGGAACCGGAAGAGCATGTGCTTAGCACGCTCGAGGCCGATGGTTCACGCCGTTGGCTCAAGCCGAAACTCAGCAAGGGCACGCTGCTGGAACGCCGCCGGATTGTGGCTTACGTCCTGATCGCGATCTTCACGATTGTGCCGTTTATCAAAGTTGGCGGCAAGCCATTTGTGTTGCTCGACATCACCGCCAGACGATTCACCATTTTTGGGTTTACGTTTCTACCGACCGATACGATGTTGCTGGCGATTTTCCTGGTCGGAGTTCTGTTAAGCGTCGTTCTGTTCACAGCCCTCTTCGGCCGCGTCTGGTGCGGTTGGGCCTGTCCACAAACGGTGTACATGGAGTTTCTGTTTCGGCCGGTCGAACGTTTCTTTGACGGAACGGTTGGTCGCGGTGGGCACAAGAAAAATATTCCTGCGTGGCGGCAAGCTGCCAAGTACGTCGTGTTTTTTCTGCTCTGCGTTTATCTTGCGAATACCTTTCTGGCGTACTTCATCGGCGTCGATCGATTGAGCCAATGGGTGACCCAGTCGCCCCTGCTGCATCCCGTTCCGTTCGCGGTAATGGCGTTCGTGACCTTCGCGATGATGGTCGATTTTTGTTACTTCCGCGAACAAATGTGCCTGATCGCCTGTCCCTACGGAAGGTTTCAGTCGGTGCTGCTGGATCAGGATTCACTGATCGTCGCCTACGACAAGAATCGCGGCGAGCCTCGTGGCCGAATGAAGAAAGCGAAGAGCGATTCGCTGCCAGTGGTCGGCGATTGCATCGATTGCAAAAAGTGTGTCACCACCTGCCCGACCGGAATCGATATTCGCCAGGGCTTGCAGATGGAGTGTATCAACTGCACGCAATGCATTGACGCCTGCAACGATGTGATGAAGTCGATCGGCAGGAGCCCGGACCTGATCCGATACAGTTCTCAGTCCAGAGACGAGGGGCTGACGACATCGCTGCTGAGGGCTCGTACCCTCATTTATCCAACGCTGTTGTTGGGCATTGCCGCAGCGTTCTTCACCGTGTTCTTCATGTCGAAGACTTTTGACGCGGCGCTGCTTCGTGAGCCCGGCAATCCGCATACCTTGACTGAAGATGGACAGGTTCGAAATATACTCAAACTGAAACTGACCAACCGCACCGACGAACCGATGGACTTTGAGGTACAGGTCGAAAATCCGGCGAACGCGGTCATCGAACTGCAGGAAGCAGATCTGGTGGTCCAACCACGAGAGACTCGAACGTTCCACATCGGGATGATCGCGCCGAAGGATGCCTTTAGTGTCGGTCGAGCTGACTCGCAGATTATTGTTTCGAATCAGAACGATGTTTCGCGGACGCTCAGCCTTAAGTTGATCGGCCCGTATAACTGA
- the ccoN gene encoding cytochrome-c oxidase, cbb3-type subunit I, which translates to MNEITSSGPNTDASADFAGKVQLDSFSYDDHIVRLFALATLVWGLVATIAGLIVAVLLVAPQLSFSEYISFGRLRPVHTNAAIFAFAGNAIFAAVYYSTQRLCKARMWSDMLSKLHFWGWQLIIVAAAITLPLGITQSKEYAELEWPIDIAIAIVWLGFFGVNFLMTLINRRERHMYVALWFYIATIVTVAILHVFNNLVVPSSMIKSVPIYAGVQDAMMQWWYGHNAVAFFLTTPFLGLMYYFLPKAAERPVFSYKLSIIHFWSLVFIYIWAGPHHLHYTSIAAWASSLGMVFSLMLWMPSWGGMINGLLTLRGAWHKVAADPVLKFFVVGITFYGMSTFEGPMLSIKSVNALSHYTDWTIAHVHAGALGWNGFMTFGMLYWLLPRIFQTKLWSTKLASWHFWIGTLGILMYIIPIYVAGLTQGLMWRAFTPEGNLAYPDFVETVNAIVPMWWTRVGGGALYIAGLAMMAFNYFMTWKSRPGVYDEPVIQAAPLSKTYNNDPAVPKSRLEGAAVLDLAHKVDVWQQARWHRVWERLPVRFTVFVTIAVVVASAFELVPTFLIRSNVPTIASVKPYTPLELAGRDIYVAEGCYNCHSQQIRPLFAETERYGEYSKPGESIYDRPFQWGSRRIGPDLAREGGKQSHLWHFEHFREPSAMVKGSVMPGYPHLMTRTLNFKSIQARIKAANLLGAPYDRELTEAAEMAREQAKQLVQELVEQGGPATVRDAYGEEVKLEESHVIALIAYIQRIGTDLYATADSEGEEAEAEEKPRLTPEQEQAIDRHRALLGPDAMAAADASRGRKIFNESCGKCHELFGAGGQVGPSLTESKRNSLDFLLLNSVAPSLEVPAAYRTEVLMTLDGDLLTGIVSEEDEERLVLKTADEPRLEILIEDIEERRTSELSLMPTGQLDELSPKDLADLMKYLQSREQVELPKE; encoded by the coding sequence ATGAACGAAATCACATCTTCCGGGCCGAACACGGATGCCAGCGCGGACTTCGCGGGCAAAGTTCAGCTTGATTCTTTTTCCTACGACGACCACATCGTTCGCCTGTTCGCGCTGGCGACGCTGGTTTGGGGTTTGGTCGCCACGATCGCCGGCTTGATTGTTGCCGTGTTGTTGGTGGCGCCGCAGTTGTCGTTTAGCGAATATATTTCTTTTGGCCGCCTGCGACCGGTTCATACCAACGCAGCCATTTTCGCGTTCGCGGGCAACGCCATTTTCGCAGCGGTCTATTACTCGACCCAGCGACTTTGCAAAGCCCGCATGTGGAGCGACATGCTCAGCAAGCTCCATTTCTGGGGTTGGCAGTTGATCATTGTCGCCGCTGCGATCACGTTGCCGCTGGGCATTACGCAAAGTAAAGAATATGCGGAACTTGAGTGGCCGATCGACATCGCGATCGCCATCGTCTGGCTGGGCTTTTTTGGCGTCAACTTCTTGATGACGCTGATCAATCGACGTGAGCGGCACATGTATGTCGCGTTGTGGTTCTATATCGCCACGATCGTGACGGTCGCCATTCTGCACGTCTTCAACAATCTTGTCGTGCCATCGAGCATGATCAAGAGCGTGCCGATCTACGCCGGTGTCCAGGACGCGATGATGCAGTGGTGGTACGGCCACAACGCGGTGGCGTTCTTTCTGACGACGCCTTTTCTTGGGTTGATGTATTACTTCCTGCCCAAGGCTGCCGAACGTCCGGTATTTTCATACAAGCTTTCGATCATTCACTTCTGGTCGCTGGTGTTTATCTACATCTGGGCCGGACCTCACCACTTGCACTACACGTCCATCGCGGCGTGGGCATCATCGCTGGGAATGGTGTTCTCGCTGATGCTGTGGATGCCAAGTTGGGGTGGCATGATCAACGGGTTGCTGACGCTGCGAGGTGCGTGGCATAAAGTCGCTGCCGATCCTGTTCTTAAATTCTTTGTTGTGGGCATCACGTTTTACGGAATGTCGACTTTCGAAGGCCCGATGCTGTCGATCAAAAGCGTCAACGCACTTTCTCACTATACTGACTGGACAATCGCTCACGTTCACGCTGGAGCACTTGGCTGGAACGGATTCATGACGTTCGGCATGCTGTACTGGCTATTGCCAAGAATTTTCCAGACGAAGTTATGGAGTACGAAGCTGGCGTCGTGGCACTTCTGGATCGGCACACTTGGGATCCTGATGTACATCATTCCGATTTACGTCGCCGGTCTCACGCAAGGGCTGATGTGGCGTGCGTTCACTCCAGAAGGCAACCTTGCCTATCCGGACTTCGTGGAAACCGTCAACGCAATCGTGCCCATGTGGTGGACTCGTGTCGGAGGTGGTGCTCTATACATCGCCGGTTTGGCAATGATGGCATTTAACTACTTCATGACCTGGAAGTCACGTCCCGGCGTCTACGACGAGCCCGTCATTCAGGCGGCACCGTTGTCGAAGACTTACAACAACGATCCTGCTGTGCCAAAATCGCGTCTGGAAGGTGCGGCGGTTCTGGACCTGGCTCACAAAGTCGATGTTTGGCAGCAGGCTCGCTGGCATCGTGTTTGGGAACGCCTCCCGGTTCGGTTTACGGTCTTCGTGACAATCGCGGTTGTGGTTGCATCGGCTTTCGAGCTGGTTCCAACGTTCCTGATTCGTTCCAACGTTCCAACGATTGCTTCGGTCAAGCCTTACACTCCGCTGGAGCTCGCAGGTCGAGACATTTACGTTGCAGAAGGCTGTTACAACTGTCACTCGCAGCAGATTCGGCCGCTGTTCGCGGAAACGGAACGCTACGGTGAGTATTCAAAGCCCGGTGAGTCCATTTACGATCGTCCGTTCCAGTGGGGTTCACGCCGCATCGGTCCGGATCTCGCTCGCGAAGGTGGAAAGCAGTCTCACCTGTGGCACTTCGAGCACTTTCGTGAGCCGTCAGCGATGGTCAAAGGCAGTGTTATGCCAGGCTATCCGCACCTGATGACTCGAACGCTGAACTTCAAATCGATTCAGGCTCGTATCAAAGCTGCCAACCTGTTGGGGGCTCCGTACGATCGCGAACTGACCGAAGCGGCTGAAATGGCTCGCGAACAGGCCAAGCAGCTTGTTCAGGAGCTGGTGGAACAAGGTGGTCCAGCGACCGTTCGCGATGCCTACGGCGAAGAGGTCAAGCTCGAGGAGTCGCATGTCATTGCCTTGATTGCCTACATCCAACGGATCGGAACGGACCTTTATGCGACCGCCGATTCTGAGGGTGAAGAAGCCGAAGCCGAAGAGAAGCCACGGCTGACTCCGGAGCAGGAGCAGGCGATTGACAGGCATCGGGCGTTGCTGGGGCCAGACGCGATGGCGGCAGCAGACGCTTCTCGTGGTCGAAAGATCTTCAACGAGAGCTGTGGCAAGTGTCACGAACTCTTCGGAGCCGGTGGTCAAGTTGGGCCAAGCCTGACTGAATCGAAACGCAACAGTCTGGATTTCTTACTGTTGAACTCGGTCGCGCCGAGTCTCGAAGTTCCAGCGGCTTATCGGACAGAAGTCCTGATGACGCTTGATGGTGATTTGTTGACCGGCATCGTGTCGGAAGAAGACGAAGAGCGTCTGGTGTTGAAGACCGCTGACGAACCACGGTTAGAGATACTGATCGAAGACATCGAAGAACGAAGAACTTCGGAGCTTTCGTTAATGCCAACAGGTCAGCTCGATGAGCTTTCACCGAAAGACCTGGCGGATTTGATGAAGTACCTGCAGTCCAGGGAACAGGTGGAACTGCCGAAAGAATAA
- a CDS encoding cbb3-type cytochrome c oxidase N-terminal domain-containing protein, with protein sequence MSTETAIESTANQNEAAEDILTDHSYDGIQEYDNPLPGWWMFLFWVSIFFSPVYYFWAHSGAEGRSIHDQYDNHMAAVFEQRFAKIGELTADRETIMFYMNEDPEWLAVGKVVYQANCVSCHGADGGGVVGPNLTDDHWKHVRNVEDIARVIEDGAANGAMPAWKTRLSHPNQIVLTAAYVASLRENPVAGKAAEGNKVEPWTK encoded by the coding sequence ATGAGCACGGAAACTGCAATCGAGTCCACCGCAAACCAGAACGAAGCGGCCGAAGATATCCTGACGGATCACAGCTATGACGGGATTCAGGAGTACGACAATCCGCTTCCCGGATGGTGGATGTTCCTGTTTTGGGTTTCGATCTTCTTTTCGCCGGTGTACTACTTTTGGGCGCACTCTGGGGCCGAGGGTCGTTCGATTCATGATCAGTACGACAATCATATGGCTGCCGTTTTCGAGCAGCGATTTGCGAAGATCGGAGAGCTCACCGCTGACAGGGAAACAATCATGTTTTACATGAACGAGGACCCTGAATGGTTGGCTGTTGGCAAAGTCGTCTACCAGGCGAACTGCGTCAGTTGTCACGGAGCGGACGGCGGTGGTGTCGTTGGGCCGAACCTGACGGACGACCATTGGAAGCATGTTCGCAACGTCGAAGACATCGCTCGCGTGATCGAAGACGGTGCCGCAAACGGCGCGATGCCGGCTTGGAAAACGCGTCTGAGCCATCCCAACCAGATTGTCCTGACAGCGGCTTACGTCGCGTCTTTACGAGAAAATCCGGTCGCTGGAAAAGCGGCTGAAGGAAACAAGGTGGAGCCATGGACGAAGTAA
- a CDS encoding FixH family protein, with product MNATTQTHPNEKLAQYMWTAFILMFFVLQAILWTFAISMTAGDKSHTVVAGYDEQALQWDDVRKTQIASERLGWNAKFEIGETADILDNRIVTLELTDQDGQSIKDPILSIRAFHNGRAADVQHLKFQSTGPGTFTSVITMDKAGYWQFEGTAKVDDDTLLVKDKLWLNERN from the coding sequence ATGAATGCAACCACCCAAACACATCCGAACGAAAAACTTGCCCAGTATATGTGGACGGCTTTCATTCTGATGTTCTTTGTCCTCCAGGCGATTCTCTGGACATTTGCGATCTCGATGACAGCCGGCGACAAATCGCACACGGTGGTCGCGGGCTATGATGAGCAGGCACTTCAGTGGGATGATGTGCGGAAAACGCAGATCGCGAGCGAACGTTTGGGTTGGAATGCCAAATTCGAGATAGGGGAAACTGCCGACATTCTTGACAACCGGATCGTCACACTTGAACTCACGGACCAGGACGGCCAATCGATCAAAGATCCGATACTGTCGATTCGGGCTTTTCACAACGGCCGAGCCGCTGACGTTCAGCATCTAAAATTTCAGTCGACGGGGCCTGGAACATTCACGTCGGTCATCACCATGGACAAAGCCGGTTACTGGCAGTTTGAGGGCACAGCGAAAGTCGATGACGATACGCTTCTGGTCAAAGACAAACTTTGGCTCAATGAGAGAAATTAA
- a CDS encoding ATPase, T2SS/T4P/T4SS family — protein sequence MSKPKNVLVPTDFSPNSAQAVQYACDVARESKANLHLVHVGKATADASAKERTLNQISASIDADSELALTTHKTVLLGSPAKAITDYARSHDVDLIVMGTHGRTGWAHLSMGSVAESVLRDSPCPVTVLGPHDGENTTVTDAMGVISDLIGDGMQKSKDEGHAAMAKALIAHLRVPSTTAILMVDDLEHRNWIEWKDGTWTAVAGEDLTDTVEPFEVNMQPESQAVDLIKRAYKLRATDIHIDPLWDNEFRIRFRIDGQIHEYCRLDHSVGEHMINQYKSMARLDLADPFHAHEGRVSLPNSLRGIEVRFSSAPVAEGQAAALRLLDPQKVMRPLSELGLSTEDLGNVESMLQAGEGLVLSTGPTGSGKTTTVYSMLESISQSPRNIVSIEDPVELTVPFIRQVAVDVKHDLTMSRGLRTLLRMDPDVIFLGEIRDPDTAEISMRAAASGKYVFSTLHTRDVAGTVMALVDLGLNRSSIAANLTGIINQRLVKTLCSRCKEAVPASDAAKAAFTEMNLPEPDVLFESSGCAACLGRGFRGRTGVFETCVVDESLRNSIVQCKDSGELVSVLKERGLRSLRVDALSKASEGLISLKAANSVRWANQI from the coding sequence ATGTCCAAACCAAAAAATGTGCTTGTTCCGACCGATTTCAGCCCCAACAGTGCTCAAGCCGTGCAGTATGCCTGCGACGTCGCCCGGGAATCGAAAGCCAATTTGCATTTGGTGCACGTCGGAAAAGCAACCGCGGATGCGTCGGCGAAAGAAAGAACGCTGAACCAGATCAGCGCGTCGATCGATGCGGATTCGGAACTGGCACTGACGACCCATAAAACGGTTCTTCTGGGCTCGCCAGCCAAAGCAATCACGGACTATGCTCGCTCGCACGACGTCGACTTGATCGTGATGGGAACTCACGGCCGAACAGGCTGGGCTCATCTGTCGATGGGCAGCGTTGCTGAAAGTGTTTTGCGCGATTCCCCCTGCCCGGTGACGGTGCTGGGTCCGCATGATGGTGAAAATACAACGGTCACTGATGCGATGGGCGTCATTTCGGACCTGATCGGTGATGGAATGCAAAAATCGAAAGACGAAGGGCATGCGGCGATGGCGAAAGCGTTGATCGCACATCTTCGCGTTCCTTCGACGACTGCGATCCTGATGGTAGATGATCTTGAACATCGAAACTGGATCGAGTGGAAAGACGGAACATGGACGGCGGTAGCTGGCGAGGATCTGACCGATACGGTCGAGCCGTTTGAGGTCAACATGCAGCCCGAATCCCAGGCGGTGGACTTGATCAAACGAGCTTACAAGCTGCGTGCGACTGACATTCATATCGATCCCCTGTGGGACAACGAATTCCGAATCCGGTTCCGAATCGATGGCCAAATCCATGAGTATTGCCGGCTGGATCATTCCGTCGGGGAACACATGATCAACCAGTACAAATCGATGGCGCGACTGGATCTCGCCGACCCGTTTCATGCTCACGAAGGCCGAGTTTCGCTGCCGAATTCTCTTCGCGGAATCGAAGTCCGATTCTCGTCCGCGCCCGTCGCGGAAGGTCAGGCCGCTGCACTGAGATTGCTCGATCCGCAAAAGGTGATGCGTCCACTTTCCGAATTGGGCCTGTCGACGGAAGATCTGGGAAATGTCGAATCGATGCTGCAGGCGGGAGAAGGGCTGGTGCTTTCCACCGGTCCGACGGGTTCAGGAAAAACGACGACGGTCTATTCGATGCTTGAGTCGATCAGCCAGAGTCCACGCAATATTGTCTCGATCGAAGATCCGGTTGAGCTGACGGTACCTTTCATTCGTCAAGTTGCCGTCGACGTAAAGCATGATTTGACGATGAGCCGCGGCTTGCGGACGCTGTTGCGAATGGATCCGGACGTGATCTTCCTGGGAGAAATTCGGGATCCGGACACGGCTGAAATTTCCATGCGTGCGGCTGCGAGTGGAAAGTATGTGTTCTCGACGCTCCACACGCGAGACGTTGCGGGAACGGTAATGGCGCTGGTCGATCTGGGCCTGAACCGTAGTTCGATTGCTGCGAATCTGACGGGGATCATCAACCAACGACTGGTCAAAACACTGTGTTCGCGCTGCAAGGAAGCCGTACCAGCGAGCGATGCAGCCAAAGCGGCGTTCACTGAAATGAATCTGCCAGAACCGGACGTGCTATTTGAGTCCAGCGGTTGTGCGGCATGCCTCGGGCGTGGCTTTCGCGGACGTACGGGCGTGTTCGAGACCTGTGTTGTCGATGAATCGCTTCGAAATTCGATCGTCCAATGCAAAGATTCCGGAGAGCTCGTGTCGGTCCTGAAGGAACGTGGCTTGAGAAGCCTTCGCGTGGACGCGTTGTCGAAAGCCTCGGAAGGACTCATCAGCCTTAAAGCAGCCAACTCGGTTCGTTGGGCCAATCAGATTTAG
- a CDS encoding sulfite exporter TauE/SafE family protein, with amino-acid sequence MGILLGTVFVASLLGSLHCVGMCGPFALLASATDEKRKSALLPSLAYSGGRLVTYSIVGLLFGSIGLALNVGTSFNQWQQSATIAAGVLMILVGVISLARWMGWRIWMPQVFKPVQKKLGRAFNWARQLPPLSKAFTIGALTSLMPCGWLYTFAITAAGTGSPLWGMALMISFWAGTVPIMLALVLGVDRIGVAVQQKLPPLMAGLVIAIGLFTIFLRAPVAIANEETVTTGTDSLVDSVLNIDHEALPCCQGKETEVSDEVR; translated from the coding sequence ATGGGCATCCTGTTAGGAACCGTTTTTGTTGCCAGCTTGCTGGGTTCGTTGCATTGCGTTGGCATGTGCGGGCCGTTCGCGCTGTTGGCGTCGGCGACGGATGAAAAACGCAAGTCCGCTCTACTGCCTTCACTCGCATACAGCGGCGGACGACTGGTGACGTATTCGATTGTCGGGCTGCTGTTTGGCTCGATTGGGCTGGCGCTTAACGTCGGCACTTCGTTCAACCAGTGGCAGCAGTCGGCCACGATTGCGGCTGGAGTTCTGATGATTCTGGTTGGTGTTATCTCGCTCGCGCGATGGATGGGTTGGCGGATCTGGATGCCGCAGGTTTTCAAGCCGGTTCAGAAAAAATTGGGCCGAGCGTTTAACTGGGCCAGGCAATTGCCTCCGCTTTCGAAGGCGTTCACGATTGGAGCCCTGACCAGCCTGATGCCTTGCGGATGGCTGTACACGTTTGCGATCACCGCGGCGGGTACCGGAAGTCCTCTTTGGGGCATGGCGCTGATGATTTCTTTCTGGGCGGGCACCGTTCCGATTATGCTTGCGTTGGTTCTGGGTGTGGATCGAATTGGCGTCGCTGTGCAGCAAAAACTGCCTCCTCTGATGGCTGGTTTGGTGATCGCGATTGGCTTGTTCACAATCTTTTTGCGGGCTCCAGTGGCCATTGCCAACGAAGAAACGGTCACGACCGGGACGGATTCGCTAGTGGACTCTGTGCTCAATATTGATCACGAAGCGTTGCCCTGTTGCCAGGGAAAAGAAACCGAAGTCAGCGACGAAGTTCGATGA
- a CDS encoding universal stress protein has protein sequence MAADSYKHILVVTDGLRTSDGVHETALNLAREHGATVTLASSVQEPGVISKLLSPNSKGVFEMVIADKQQRLDTCARQFAAAGIEAKSRVLIGKSSAAIVKEAVESEADLVIRYRKGTMSKSSGSFGSTAKSLMRYCPVPVLFVGDQPVNNPKVLACVDVQHGENENSSILQNAAALGREAERLEAMYCWEFYHADMIEKQMEAKAFRDIVDLSRTVHEKEFQRFKGSHDLSGFAKLRIEEGAVEVVIPKVCESDKIDVVVMCSATLNHPLKRYFGSTIESVVERIPCSLLVVKPAGFVSPLVKPVSTTTAE, from the coding sequence ATGGCAGCCGACTCATACAAACATATTCTTGTTGTCACCGACGGGCTGCGAACGTCCGATGGAGTTCACGAAACCGCATTGAATCTTGCCCGTGAACATGGCGCCACCGTGACGCTTGCCAGTAGCGTTCAGGAACCGGGAGTGATTTCCAAGCTGTTGTCGCCAAATAGCAAGGGCGTCTTCGAAATGGTGATCGCCGACAAGCAACAGCGCCTCGACACCTGCGCCAGGCAATTTGCGGCTGCTGGCATCGAAGCAAAATCCAGGGTCCTGATCGGGAAATCGTCCGCAGCGATCGTCAAAGAAGCCGTCGAAAGCGAAGCGGATCTGGTCATCCGGTATCGCAAGGGCACGATGAGCAAATCCTCGGGTTCGTTCGGAAGCACCGCCAAATCGCTGATGCGGTACTGCCCGGTGCCCGTGCTATTCGTGGGAGATCAGCCCGTTAACAACCCGAAAGTACTGGCCTGTGTGGATGTCCAGCATGGTGAAAACGAAAACAGCTCGATCCTGCAAAATGCTGCCGCCCTTGGTCGCGAAGCAGAGCGGCTTGAGGCGATGTATTGTTGGGAGTTCTATCACGCGGACATGATCGAAAAACAGATGGAGGCCAAGGCCTTTCGTGATATTGTCGATCTCTCCCGAACCGTGCACGAAAAAGAGTTTCAGCGATTCAAGGGCTCGCATGACCTTTCCGGATTTGCCAAACTTCGAATTGAAGAAGGTGCTGTTGAGGTTGTTATTCCGAAAGTCTGTGAATCTGATAAAATCGACGTCGTTGTGATGTGTAGTGCGACATTAAATCACCCGCTCAAACGTTACTTCGGGAGTACCATTGAGTCCGTCGTCGAACGCATTCCTTGTTCCTTGCTGGTCGTTAAACCCGCCGGGTTCGTTTCTCCGTTGGTGAAACCCGTTTCGACGACAACCGCTGAGTGA